A stretch of the Flavobacterium sp. 5 genome encodes the following:
- a CDS encoding glycoside hydrolase family 43 protein yields the protein MFKRRIITVVAFFLCVVFPVFSQHKTIEAKNNIPLDSIRMSDPFVLADKKSNMYYMTGTGGLLWKSKDLKFWSGPFVIAKPDPQSWMGQTPMIWAAEIHEYKGKYYYFATFTNEKTTIDDKKNNRRASHVLVSSKPDGPYVPMKDETYLPESMSTLDATLWIDKDKKPYMIYCHEWVQNNNGTVEKIELKPDFSGTTGKAKILFRAKDSPWSKQNENGFIEPNKVTDGPWVFQTKTGKLGMLWTSWVYNVYTQGVAYSESGTLDGPWIQEAEPITPSNFGHGMMFRTFDGKLLMSLHSHYENNKGKYIRVPKFFEVDDSGDKIRIGKIYGR from the coding sequence ATGTTTAAACGTAGAATAATTACTGTAGTTGCTTTCTTTTTGTGTGTAGTATTTCCTGTTTTTTCACAGCATAAAACCATAGAAGCTAAAAACAATATACCTCTAGATTCCATAAGGATGAGTGATCCTTTTGTCCTTGCTGATAAAAAAAGCAATATGTATTACATGACAGGTACGGGTGGATTATTGTGGAAAAGTAAAGACTTAAAATTCTGGTCTGGTCCCTTTGTAATTGCAAAACCAGATCCTCAATCGTGGATGGGGCAAACTCCAATGATTTGGGCTGCAGAAATACATGAGTACAAAGGGAAGTATTATTATTTTGCTACTTTCACTAATGAAAAGACTACTATTGATGATAAAAAAAACAATAGAAGAGCAAGTCATGTACTGGTAAGCAGCAAACCCGATGGACCTTATGTACCGATGAAGGACGAAACTTATTTGCCTGAATCGATGTCTACTCTTGATGCAACTTTGTGGATAGATAAAGACAAGAAACCCTATATGATTTATTGTCATGAATGGGTTCAGAATAATAATGGGACAGTTGAAAAAATCGAACTTAAACCAGATTTTAGCGGAACTACAGGAAAAGCAAAGATTCTTTTCCGTGCTAAAGATTCACCTTGGAGCAAACAAAATGAAAACGGATTTATAGAGCCAAATAAAGTAACTGATGGACCATGGGTTTTTCAAACCAAAACTGGTAAATTAGGTATGTTATGGACCAGTTGGGTGTACAATGTATATACGCAAGGTGTGGCATATTCTGAAAGTGGTACGCTTGATGGACCCTGGATACAAGAAGCTGAGCCAATAACTCCATCTAATTTTGGACACGGTATGATGTTTCGAACTTTTGATGGTAAGTTGCTTATGTCGTTACACAGCCATTATGAGAATAATAAAGGGAAATATATTCGTGTTCCAAAGTTTTTTGAAGTAGATGATTCTGGTGATAAGATCAGGATTGGCAAAATATATGGTCGGTAA
- a CDS encoding sugar-binding domain-containing protein produces MIKKIKLVTLLSFILVTMSYANGKSSIDTNKIVSKQLFDFDWKFSLSNASDYSSLNFDDSNWRKLNLPHDWSIEGKSEKANPSEGDGGFYPMGIGWYRKTFSVPANWDKQKVAIYFEGVYMNAEVFINGKSVGMQPYGYTSFEYDLTPYLKFGQQNTIAVKVDNSQQKNCRWYSGSGIYRHVWLKVRNPIHIKTWGVAISTPEVKNNKAKVLIKTIVKNETAITQTVSLSSNILDKKGKKAAFTSSTITLQPNEEKEVSQNNIVENPKLWSPETPNLYQVNLVVSKDAKEIDGITKDFGIRTIEFSVDNGFVLNNKKVLLNGGCVHHDNGALGAAAYDRAEERKVELLKKAGFNAVRTSHNPPSEAFLDACDRLGMLVIDEAFDGWREKKTTFDYASIFDKWWKHDVESMVLRDRNHPSIIFWSIGNEIIERTKPEAVETAKMLANAIHAIDSTRPVTSAMTTWNEGWEIFDPLMAAHDVAGYNYELKRAESDHIRVPSRIIMQTESYPKDAFENWNLVQKHSYIIGDFVWTAMDYLGESGIGRYFYPGEPKGEHWESNLYPWHGAYCGDVDLIGWRKPISHYRSMLYNDNEKLYMAVREPNPESGAIELTRWAVWPTWESWNWPGHEGKNIDVEVYSKYAKVRLYLNGKVIGEKETSINQEFKAAFTIPYTSGELKAVGLENGKEVESVVLKTAKKASNIKLSADRNKIKASGQDLSYITVEITDDEGNLDPNAENEVVFKVFGPAEIVGVANANLKDTDLYVSNTRKTWKGRAMLIVKSTNDAGDVTIEAIANGLKSDKIKIVSTK; encoded by the coding sequence ATGATTAAGAAGATAAAACTAGTAACATTATTATCGTTCATTTTAGTAACAATGAGCTATGCTAATGGTAAATCGTCTATCGATACTAATAAGATTGTAAGTAAACAACTTTTTGATTTTGATTGGAAATTTTCTTTAAGTAATGCTTCTGATTATAGCTCGTTAAATTTTGATGATAGTAATTGGAGAAAATTAAATCTGCCTCACGATTGGAGCATCGAAGGAAAATCAGAAAAGGCAAATCCTAGCGAAGGTGATGGAGGATTTTATCCAATGGGAATTGGATGGTATAGAAAAACATTCTCTGTGCCTGCGAATTGGGATAAACAAAAAGTTGCCATTTATTTTGAAGGAGTATACATGAATGCTGAAGTTTTTATAAACGGAAAATCAGTAGGAATGCAGCCATATGGTTATACTTCTTTTGAATATGATTTGACACCTTATCTGAAATTTGGACAGCAAAATACAATTGCAGTTAAAGTAGATAATTCACAACAAAAAAATTGCAGATGGTATAGTGGATCAGGTATTTACCGCCATGTTTGGTTAAAGGTTAGAAATCCAATTCATATAAAAACATGGGGAGTGGCTATTAGTACACCAGAGGTAAAAAACAATAAAGCAAAAGTTCTAATTAAGACTATTGTAAAAAATGAAACGGCTATTACTCAAACGGTTTCATTGTCTTCAAATATTCTTGATAAGAAAGGAAAAAAAGCAGCTTTTACTTCTAGTACAATAACGCTGCAACCCAACGAGGAGAAAGAAGTTTCGCAAAACAATATCGTTGAGAATCCTAAGTTATGGTCACCAGAGACGCCAAATTTGTATCAGGTGAATTTAGTGGTAAGCAAAGACGCTAAGGAGATCGATGGGATTACAAAAGATTTCGGAATTAGAACAATTGAATTTAGCGTTGATAACGGTTTTGTATTAAATAACAAAAAAGTGTTGTTAAATGGAGGTTGTGTACATCATGATAATGGTGCTTTAGGTGCTGCTGCCTATGATCGTGCGGAAGAAAGGAAAGTAGAATTATTGAAGAAAGCAGGTTTTAATGCTGTAAGAACATCTCATAATCCGCCTTCGGAAGCATTCTTAGATGCTTGTGATCGTTTAGGAATGTTAGTTATAGATGAGGCTTTTGATGGATGGAGAGAAAAGAAAACGACTTTCGATTATGCCAGTATTTTTGATAAATGGTGGAAACACGATGTAGAATCCATGGTGTTGAGAGATCGAAATCATCCTTCAATTATCTTTTGGAGTATAGGAAATGAGATTATTGAGAGAACAAAACCTGAAGCAGTTGAAACGGCAAAAATGTTAGCAAATGCTATTCATGCAATAGATTCAACACGTCCCGTAACCTCGGCAATGACGACTTGGAATGAGGGTTGGGAGATTTTCGATCCTTTAATGGCAGCTCACGATGTGGCAGGTTATAATTATGAATTAAAACGTGCTGAATCGGATCATATAAGAGTGCCATCTCGAATTATTATGCAAACCGAATCCTATCCTAAAGATGCTTTTGAGAATTGGAATTTAGTTCAAAAACACAGTTACATCATTGGGGATTTTGTTTGGACAGCAATGGATTATCTAGGAGAATCTGGTATTGGACGTTATTTTTATCCCGGTGAACCCAAAGGAGAACATTGGGAATCCAATTTATACCCTTGGCATGGTGCCTATTGTGGTGATGTCGATTTGATTGGATGGAGAAAACCAATCTCTCATTATAGGAGTATGTTGTATAATGACAATGAGAAATTGTATATGGCTGTTCGCGAACCAAATCCCGAAAGTGGAGCAATAGAACTCACTCGATGGGCAGTTTGGCCTACTTGGGAAAGCTGGAATTGGCCAGGTCATGAAGGAAAAAATATTGATGTGGAGGTGTACTCAAAATATGCTAAAGTTAGATTGTATTTAAACGGAAAAGTAATTGGAGAGAAAGAAACTTCCATAAATCAAGAGTTCAAGGCTGCGTTTACGATTCCATATACAAGTGGTGAATTAAAAGCAGTTGGATTAGAAAATGGTAAAGAAGTAGAATCAGTTGTATTAAAAACAGCTAAAAAAGCATCAAATATAAAATTATCTGCCGATAGAAATAAAATAAAAGCCAGCGGTCAAGATTTGTCTTATATCACTGTAGAAATTACTGATGATGAAGGGAATTTAGATCCAAATGCAGAAAATGAAGTTGTATTTAAAGTCTTTGGACCTGCTGAAATCGTGGGGGTTGCAAATGCAAATTTAAAAGATACAGATTTGTATGTTTCGAATACCAGAAAAACTTGGAAAGGCAGGGCAATGCTCATCGTAAAGAGTACTAATGACGCTGGTGATGTTACTATTGAAGCTATTGCTAATGGTTTGAAAAGTGATAAAATTAAAATTGTATCAACTAAATAA
- a CDS encoding family 43 glycosylhydrolase, with translation MKKITFSLALFLMLFNFSHAQNAKGTPPVIADKDLTAYLFVYFTGNSVEEEAVRYAISSDGYHYYHLNDNKPVIDSKIISSTGGVRDPHILRGADGKTFYMVLTDMTSSKGWDSNRAMILLKSTDLVKWESNVVNIQTAFPGNENLKRVWAPQTIFDAKAGKYMIYFSMQHAGGPDKIYYAYANKDFTALESAPKLLFVPKSERACIDGDIIEKDGVYHLFYKTETEKAGIKVATTPDLTSGNWTENDNYLQQTKDGVEGSSVFKLNNSDDYILMYDVYTKGKYQFTKTKDLENFTVIDNDISMDFNPRHGTILPITRSELKRITAKWGMPAKYPKVNNNPVLEGYYADPDILYSNKTKKYYIYPTSDGFDGWSGYYFKTFSSDNLVDWKDEGIIIDLKKDVTWANRNAWAPCIVEKKIKGKYKYFYYFTAAQKIGVAVSDNPTGPFKDRGKAIVSTRPEGITNGQEIDPDVFTDPKTGKSYLYWGNMYMGVAELNPDMVSLKPGSTKVIAVNDSFREGTYVIYRNGKYYFFWSEDDTRSPNYKVRYAISDSPVGPLVMPKNNTVLQGIKEQGIYATGHNSVLQIPNKDEWYITYHRFSYPTGIKMGDAGGFHREVCIDKLEFDKDGYIIQVTPTLEGITPIVNTKR, from the coding sequence ATGAAAAAAATAACTTTTAGCCTGGCATTATTTTTAATGCTCTTCAATTTTTCACATGCCCAAAATGCAAAAGGAACTCCGCCAGTTATTGCAGATAAAGACTTAACGGCTTATCTCTTTGTGTACTTCACAGGAAATAGTGTTGAGGAAGAAGCAGTGCGTTATGCAATAAGCTCGGATGGGTATCATTATTATCATTTAAATGACAATAAACCTGTCATAGATAGTAAAATTATTAGTTCTACAGGTGGCGTTCGTGATCCGCATATTTTACGTGGAGCCGATGGCAAAACATTTTATATGGTTTTGACCGACATGACTTCATCCAAAGGTTGGGATAGTAATCGTGCAATGATTTTACTAAAAAGTACTGATCTTGTAAAATGGGAAAGTAATGTTGTAAACATTCAGACTGCATTTCCAGGAAATGAAAATTTAAAAAGAGTTTGGGCACCTCAGACAATTTTCGATGCAAAAGCAGGAAAGTACATGATTTACTTCAGTATGCAGCATGCTGGAGGTCCTGATAAAATTTATTATGCCTATGCGAATAAAGATTTTACAGCTTTGGAGAGTGCTCCAAAATTATTATTTGTGCCTAAGTCAGAGAGAGCCTGCATTGATGGTGATATTATAGAAAAAGACGGCGTTTACCATCTTTTTTATAAAACGGAAACTGAAAAAGCAGGAATTAAAGTGGCAACAACACCCGATTTGACTTCTGGAAATTGGACAGAAAACGATAATTATCTGCAACAGACAAAAGATGGAGTAGAAGGTTCAAGTGTTTTTAAACTAAACAATTCTGATGATTATATTTTAATGTATGATGTATATACAAAAGGGAAATATCAGTTTACAAAAACCAAAGACTTAGAAAATTTCACTGTTATTGACAACGATATTTCAATGGATTTTAATCCCCGTCACGGAACTATTTTGCCTATAACCCGTTCAGAATTAAAAAGAATTACCGCTAAATGGGGAATGCCAGCAAAGTATCCAAAAGTGAACAATAACCCGGTTTTAGAAGGATATTACGCTGATCCAGATATTCTGTATTCTAACAAAACTAAGAAATACTATATCTACCCAACAAGTGATGGATTTGATGGCTGGTCTGGTTATTATTTCAAAACTTTTTCTTCTGATAATTTAGTGGATTGGAAAGATGAAGGCATTATTATAGACCTTAAAAAAGACGTTACTTGGGCAAATAGAAACGCTTGGGCTCCTTGCATTGTTGAGAAAAAGATTAAAGGAAAATACAAATACTTCTATTATTTTACTGCTGCTCAAAAAATTGGTGTTGCTGTTTCCGATAATCCAACAGGACCGTTTAAAGATAGAGGAAAAGCTATTGTAAGCACAAGACCTGAGGGAATAACAAACGGTCAGGAAATTGATCCGGATGTTTTTACAGATCCAAAAACTGGGAAAAGTTATTTGTATTGGGGAAATATGTATATGGGTGTTGCCGAATTAAATCCTGATATGGTTTCTCTAAAACCTGGAAGCACAAAAGTGATTGCTGTAAATGATTCTTTCCGAGAAGGAACTTATGTAATTTACAGAAACGGAAAATATTATTTCTTTTGGAGCGAAGACGATACCAGAAGTCCAAATTACAAAGTGCGATATGCTATTTCAGATTCACCAGTTGGTCCACTTGTAATGCCAAAAAATAATACAGTTCTTCAAGGAATCAAGGAGCAGGGAATTTATGCAACTGGACACAATTCTGTATTGCAAATTCCAAATAAAGACGAATGGTACATCACATACCACAGATTCTCTTATCCTACAGGAATAAAAATGGGTGATGCTGGCGGTTTCCACCGTGAAGTTTGTATTGACAAATTAGAGTTTGATAAAGACGGTTACATAATACAAGTAACTCCAACTCTTGAAGGGATAACACCAATTGTAAATACAAAAAGATAA
- a CDS encoding glycoside hydrolase family 27 protein has protein sequence MKIKNIFALIIGAALVSVSSNAQTKNFAKEEFKQWAQTPPMGWNSWDCYGSTVEEHEVKANADYMAKNLKSLGWEYIVVDIRWFVENDKAGGYNQTDPRYVMDQYGRYLPALNRFPSAKDGQGFKPLADYIHKKGLKFGIHIMRGIPKKAVEDKMPIKGANGITADQIYSTALQCEWLKDNYTVLADKPGAQEYYNSIFELYAQWGVDFIKIDDLSRPYHEGEINLIRNAIDKCGRKIVLSTSPGETPITAAPHVTEHANMWRMVDDVWDTWPHVTHLMDVAQKWYPYIAPGTWPDCDMIPLGRISLRGERGEDRMSRLTKDEQYTLITFFNIFKSPLFFGGDLPSNDAFTLSLLTNKEVVKMHNESTAVKQLFQKDGKVAITSKNAKDGSTYLALFNISDANSEKVTVKLSDLNLAGTVELTNLWTGEKSILSSSEITTELKPHSSILYKIKSKK, from the coding sequence ATGAAAATAAAAAATATATTTGCTCTGATAATAGGAGCTGCATTAGTATCAGTTAGTTCAAATGCACAGACAAAAAATTTCGCTAAAGAGGAATTTAAACAATGGGCACAAACACCTCCAATGGGTTGGAATAGCTGGGATTGTTATGGTTCGACAGTAGAAGAGCATGAAGTAAAAGCCAACGCCGATTATATGGCTAAAAACCTTAAAAGTCTGGGTTGGGAATATATAGTTGTAGATATCAGATGGTTTGTCGAAAATGACAAAGCAGGAGGGTATAATCAAACCGATCCTCGTTATGTAATGGATCAATACGGAAGATATCTGCCGGCTTTGAACCGTTTCCCATCTGCAAAAGATGGACAGGGATTTAAACCTTTAGCAGATTATATCCATAAAAAAGGATTGAAATTCGGAATCCATATCATGCGCGGAATTCCTAAAAAAGCAGTCGAAGACAAAATGCCAATAAAAGGCGCAAACGGAATCACTGCTGACCAAATTTATTCTACAGCTTTGCAATGCGAGTGGCTAAAAGATAATTATACTGTCTTGGCTGACAAACCCGGTGCTCAGGAATATTATAATTCTATATTTGAACTTTATGCACAATGGGGTGTAGATTTTATCAAAATTGATGATTTATCAAGACCCTATCATGAAGGTGAAATCAACTTGATTAGAAATGCAATTGATAAATGTGGCCGCAAAATTGTTTTGAGTACCTCACCTGGAGAAACGCCAATTACTGCAGCACCTCACGTAACTGAACATGCTAATATGTGGAGAATGGTTGATGATGTTTGGGATACTTGGCCACACGTTACACACTTGATGGATGTTGCCCAAAAATGGTATCCATATATTGCCCCTGGAACATGGCCTGACTGCGATATGATTCCGTTGGGAAGAATATCGTTAAGAGGAGAACGTGGTGAAGACAGAATGTCCCGCTTAACAAAAGACGAGCAATACACACTGATAACATTCTTTAATATTTTCAAATCACCTTTGTTTTTTGGTGGAGATTTACCAAGTAATGACGCATTTACTTTGTCTCTATTAACGAACAAAGAAGTTGTAAAAATGCACAACGAAAGTACTGCTGTAAAACAGCTTTTCCAAAAAGATGGAAAAGTCGCCATTACTTCAAAGAATGCCAAAGACGGAAGTACTTATTTGGCATTGTTTAATATTTCAGATGCAAATTCAGAAAAAGTAACTGTAAAGCTTTCAGACTTAAATCTAGCAGGAACAGTTGAGTTAACAAACTTATGGACAGGTGAAAAATCGATTCTTTCGTCAAGTGAAATTACAACAGAACTAAAACCTCACAGTTCGATTTTGTATAAGATAAAAAGCAAAAAATAA
- a CDS encoding DUF6377 domain-containing protein, whose translation MKNYLLFFVLFTISYSGYSSSTSDSIFDKLNDALKNKQKYVLLKEERILNFKKIKSEDLTKEQEYNYNKTLYTEYQKFKSDSAILYVKKNLVIAAALQNAALSNLAELQLANLYSSSGKYRESEAILKSINKKTLDKSLLPNYYIVYREFFEHYNANSFSKIYIEQIGKYRDSLLGVLNPATLNFKINQIQKNVFDKKFAVALKQLSILLKSTKEEDSQYAMITYLFGKIYETTHQLELKKRYYALSATADIKNAIKDNASLQELASVFYEIGDVDMAYKLTQSAIEDALYCNVQFRTLLMSQIYSIINTAYLEREAQRKTELQLYLLCISLLSGFLIVAIVYVYRQMKKVSKIRGELFVTSQKLAELNKDITETNNELQERNAQLSESNHVKEEYIAHFFSLCSSYINKLENYRVILNKKAAVKQFDEIYKILKSTTLVEKELQELYENFDVIFLNLYPTFVKDFNALLINEEQIVLKQGELLNTELRIFALIRLGITDSVKIAAFLRYSLSTIYNYRTKARNKAVVSRNDFEEMVMKIGLLPLRA comes from the coding sequence TTGAAAAATTATTTACTTTTTTTTGTATTATTTACGATTAGTTATTCGGGTTATTCATCGAGTACTAGTGATTCTATTTTTGATAAGTTGAATGATGCCTTAAAAAATAAACAGAAATATGTTTTATTAAAAGAGGAACGTATTTTAAATTTTAAAAAAATTAAATCAGAAGATTTAACGAAGGAACAAGAATACAATTACAACAAAACTTTATATACAGAATACCAAAAATTCAAGTCAGATTCTGCAATTTTATATGTCAAAAAAAATCTTGTAATTGCTGCAGCACTTCAAAATGCTGCTTTATCAAATTTAGCCGAATTACAATTGGCTAACTTATATTCTTCATCAGGGAAATACAGGGAATCTGAGGCAATTTTAAAAAGTATCAATAAAAAAACACTCGACAAATCATTACTGCCCAATTACTATATAGTTTACAGGGAATTTTTCGAACACTATAATGCAAATAGTTTCAGCAAAATATACATTGAACAAATAGGAAAATATCGAGATTCTTTGCTTGGTGTATTAAATCCTGCAACATTGAATTTTAAAATCAACCAGATTCAGAAAAATGTTTTTGATAAAAAGTTTGCTGTTGCTCTAAAACAATTATCGATTTTATTGAAATCTACCAAAGAAGAAGATTCTCAGTATGCCATGATTACATACCTTTTTGGGAAAATTTATGAAACTACTCATCAATTAGAATTAAAAAAAAGATATTATGCGCTTTCGGCTACTGCAGATATAAAAAATGCTATAAAAGATAATGCTTCACTTCAGGAATTAGCTTCAGTTTTTTATGAAATAGGAGACGTTGACATGGCTTATAAGCTTACACAATCAGCAATTGAAGATGCACTTTATTGTAATGTTCAGTTTAGAACACTGCTAATGTCTCAGATTTATTCGATTATCAATACCGCTTATTTAGAAAGAGAAGCCCAAAGAAAAACCGAATTGCAATTGTATTTGTTATGCATTAGCTTACTTTCTGGATTCTTGATTGTGGCGATTGTTTATGTGTACAGGCAAATGAAAAAAGTATCCAAAATTCGTGGTGAGCTTTTTGTAACCAGCCAAAAATTAGCCGAATTAAATAAAGATATTACTGAAACAAATAACGAATTACAGGAACGAAATGCACAATTATCTGAATCTAATCATGTTAAAGAAGAATATATTGCACATTTTTTTAGTTTGTGTTCGAGTTATATCAATAAATTAGAAAATTATCGCGTTATTTTAAACAAAAAAGCAGCAGTCAAACAATTTGATGAGATTTACAAAATACTAAAATCAACCACTTTGGTTGAAAAAGAACTACAAGAATTATATGAGAATTTTGATGTGATTTTTCTAAACTTATATCCAACTTTCGTAAAAGACTTTAATGCACTGCTTATTAATGAAGAGCAAATTGTATTGAAACAAGGAGAATTATTAAATACAGAACTTCGCATTTTTGCATTAATCCGCCTCGGGATAACAGATAGTGTGAAAATTGCAGCATTTCTTCGTTACTCTTTAAGCACTATTTATAATTACCGAACCAAAGCTCGAAATAAAGCGGTAGTTTCTCGAAATGATTTTGAAGAAATGGTCATGAAAATTGGATTATTACCTTTAAGAGCTTAA
- a CDS encoding glycoside hydrolase family 3 C-terminal domain-containing protein translates to MFKNVKTIVFLLLLSSFAMNAQNKVPVYLDDKKPINERVEDALSKMTTEEKIAMIHAQSKFSSPGVPRLGIPENWMTDGPHGIRTEVLWDEWDQAGWTNDSCTAFPALTALSATWNKEMSSLYGKSVGEEARYRNKNVLLGPGVNIYRSPLNGRNFEYMGEDPFLTSKMVVPYIKGVQSNGVAACVKHFALNNQETNRNAVNVIVDDRALYEIYLPAFKAAVQDGDAWAIMGSYNKYKGQHCCHNEFLLNNILRGEWGFKGVVISDWGGVHDTKQAIHNGLDMEFGSWTNGLSWGTSNAYDNYYLAKPYSTMIAKGEIGTKELDEKVRRILRLSFLTTMNKERPFGSFGTKEHAQAGLKIAEEGIVLLQNKNNILPIDLNKTKKIAVIGENAIKMMTVGGGSSSLKAKYEVLPLDGLKKRIGSQAEIVYARGYVGDPTSNYNGVVAKVSLEDKRSPAELTAEALKAAKDADVVLFFGGLNKSDNQDAEGADRKDLGLPYNQDKLISELVKVNKNVVFVNISGNAVAMPWVNEVPGIVQGWFLGTEAGTALAAVLVGDVNPSGKLTFTFPVKLSDNGAHALGEFPGGDDVTYKEGIFVGYRWADKQKVKPLFSFGHGLSYTTFEYGKVTADKKQMAAGDKITFSVKVKNTGSRDGSEVVQLYISDLKSSLPRPVKELKGFDKILLKAGEEKTVTFTVDKAALSFFDDKKHDWVAEPGTFEALIGASSTDIKSKVSFSLQ, encoded by the coding sequence ATGTTTAAAAATGTTAAAACAATTGTTTTTTTACTATTGTTGAGTTCATTCGCTATGAATGCACAAAATAAAGTTCCAGTTTATCTTGATGATAAAAAACCTATTAATGAGCGTGTAGAAGATGCACTTTCTAAAATGACTACCGAAGAAAAAATTGCCATGATTCATGCGCAATCAAAATTTAGTTCACCTGGTGTTCCGCGTTTGGGAATTCCAGAAAATTGGATGACAGACGGTCCACACGGAATTCGTACCGAAGTTTTATGGGACGAATGGGATCAGGCTGGTTGGACTAATGATTCTTGTACTGCATTTCCAGCTCTTACTGCTTTATCAGCAACCTGGAATAAAGAAATGTCCTCTTTATACGGAAAGTCAGTAGGAGAGGAAGCTCGTTACCGAAATAAAAATGTATTGTTAGGACCTGGGGTTAATATCTATAGATCGCCATTAAACGGTCGAAACTTCGAATATATGGGAGAAGATCCTTTCTTGACTTCAAAAATGGTGGTGCCTTATATTAAAGGAGTTCAATCAAATGGAGTGGCTGCTTGTGTAAAACACTTTGCTTTAAACAATCAGGAAACGAATCGTAATGCCGTAAATGTAATTGTTGACGACCGTGCGTTATATGAGATTTATTTGCCTGCTTTTAAAGCTGCTGTTCAGGATGGTGATGCATGGGCAATTATGGGTTCGTACAATAAATATAAAGGACAACACTGTTGCCATAATGAGTTTTTGTTGAATAATATTCTTCGCGGAGAATGGGGATTCAAAGGAGTTGTAATCTCAGATTGGGGAGGAGTTCATGATACAAAACAAGCTATTCACAATGGTTTGGATATGGAATTTGGTTCTTGGACTAACGGACTTTCATGGGGAACCAGCAATGCTTATGACAACTATTATTTGGCAAAACCATACTCAACTATGATTGCTAAAGGAGAAATTGGAACTAAAGAATTAGACGAAAAAGTACGTCGTATTTTACGCTTATCTTTCTTAACAACAATGAATAAAGAAAGACCTTTTGGATCATTTGGAACAAAAGAACATGCTCAGGCTGGTTTGAAAATTGCTGAAGAAGGTATTGTATTACTTCAAAACAAAAATAATATTCTTCCAATTGATTTAAACAAAACAAAGAAAATCGCGGTTATTGGAGAAAATGCAATCAAGATGATGACAGTTGGTGGAGGAAGTTCTTCACTTAAAGCTAAATATGAAGTATTGCCTCTTGACGGATTAAAGAAAAGAATTGGCAGTCAGGCTGAAATCGTATACGCTCGTGGTTACGTAGGAGATCCAACTAGTAATTATAATGGAGTGGTTGCAAAAGTTAGTTTAGAAGACAAACGTTCTCCAGCTGAATTAACTGCAGAAGCTTTAAAAGCTGCAAAAGACGCTGATGTTGTATTGTTTTTTGGAGGTTTAAATAAAAGCGACAATCAAGATGCTGAAGGAGCAGATCGTAAAGATTTAGGTCTTCCATACAATCAGGATAAATTAATCAGTGAATTGGTTAAAGTAAACAAAAATGTGGTTTTTGTAAACATTTCAGGAAATGCTGTGGCTATGCCATGGGTAAATGAAGTTCCGGGAATCGTACAAGGTTGGTTTTTAGGTACTGAAGCAGGTACTGCTTTGGCCGCTGTTTTGGTTGGAGATGTGAATCCATCTGGAAAACTAACATTTACTTTCCCTGTTAAGTTATCGGATAATGGAGCTCACGCTTTAGGAGAATTCCCAGGGGGTGACGATGTAACGTACAAAGAAGGAATTTTTGTTGGATACCGTTGGGCTGACAAGCAAAAAGTAAAACCTTTGTTTTCTTTTGGACACGGTTTAAGTTATACAACTTTTGAATATGGTAAAGTAACTGCCGACAAAAAACAAATGGCAGCTGGTGATAAAATTACTTTTTCTGTTAAAGTAAAAAACACAGGAAGCCGCGATGGATCAGAAGTAGTTCAGCTTTATATAAGCGATTTAAAATCATCTTTGCCTCGTCCGGTAAAAGAGTTAAAAGGTTTTGATAAAATTTTGCTTAAAGCTGGTGAAGAAAAAACAGTAACTTTTACTGTAGATAAAGCTGCCTTGAGTTTCTTTGATGATAAAAAACATGACTGGGTTGCAGAGCCTGGAACTTTTGAAGCTTTAATTGGAGCATCATCTACAGATATAAAATCTAAAGTGAGTTTTTCACTTCAATAA